CCTGCTCGAAGCGGCCCACGTGGCGCCGTTGCGCACCGGTGAACGCGCCGGCCTCGTGGCCGAACAGTTCGCTCTCCAGCAGTTCGGAGGGAATGGCCGCGGTATTTAGCGCGACGAACGGCCCCTGCACGCGCGGCGACTCGTGGTGCAGCGCATGCGCCACCAGCTCCTTGCCGGTGCCGGTTTCGCCGTTGATCAGCACCGACAGCGGCGCCTGCGCCAGCCGCCCGATCGCGCGGAACAGCGCGCGCATGGCCGGGGTGTCGCCCACCAGCTGCGGGCGCTGGTCCGGCGCGGGTTCCACGGCCGCGGGCGCCGGTGCATCCACCAGCGCGTCCTGCTCGGGCAGCACGCGCTGGGCCAGCGCCACCGCATCGTCGAGATCGAACGGCTTGGACAGGAATTCCTGTGCACCGCCACGGAAGGCGCCGGCGGTGCTGGCAACGTCGGTATAGGCCGACATCACGATCACCGGCAGCTGCGGGTGCGCCGCCTTCAGCTTGTCCAGCAACACCAGGCCATCGTCGCCGGGCATGCGCACGTCGGTGAACAACAGGTCCGGTGGCGGCTGGGTGTCGAGCATAGCCAGCGCCGAGGCGGCGCCGTCGAAGCCCTCCACGCGGTAGCCGGCGTCGCGCAGCGCGGTACACAGCACGAAGCGGACCGCGCGGTCATCATCGACCACCCAGACGCGCTGGGCGGTGCTGTCGGTGTCATCCGCCATGGGCGGTCTCCTCGGCGGGCGTGCCGTGGCCGATCGGCAGCAGCACGGTGAAGACGGTATGCCCCGGTCGCGAACGGTAGGTCAGCGTGCCGCGGTGTTCGCGCGCCACCTGCTGGGCCAGCGCCAGGCCCAGCCCGGTACCTTCGGCACGGCCGCTGACCAGCGGCAGGAACAGGTGCTCGGCCAACTGCTCGGGTACGCCGCGGCCGTCGTCGGCGATCTCCAGGCGCAAGGCCAGCGGGTGCACCTGGTCGCCGATGCGCACGCCGTGCTCTACCCGGGTGCGCAGGGTCACGCTGCCGGCACCGGCCTGGATCGCGTTGCGCACCAGGTTCCACACCGCCTGGGTGAGGCGGTCGGCGTCGCCGTCGAATTCGGGAATGCTGGGGTCGTAGTCGCGCTGCAGCCGCACCGCCCAGCCGCCTTCGCTTTCGGCCAGGCGCAGCACGCGCTCCAGCGAGGCGTGGATGTTGAGCGGCGCGTGCGGCGCGGCCGGGGCCGGCGACAGCAGTTGTTCGAGCAGGCCGTTGAGGCGCTCGATCTCCGAGCCGATCAACTCGATCAGCTCGCGCTCGTCCGGGTCGCGCTCATCGGGGGCCCGCTGCGCATTGCGCTTGGCCAGCAGTTGGGCCGCGCCCTTCAGCCCTGCCAGTGGATTGCGCAGCTCGTGGGCCAGGCCCTTGAGCGCCGCACTGAGCGCGCTGGGCAGGGCCTGGGTCGGGTCCAGCCCGGGGAACTCGTCCACCGGATGCGCTTCGAGCAGCCACCCGCCTTCGTCCCACCGGCTCAGCCAGCCTTCGGCGAAACGCGGGGCGTCGCCCGGCAGGGCCAGGGCCAGGCGGTGCAGGCGCAGGGTGTCGCGCTCGTCACGGGCCAGGAAGTGCGCCAGCGCCTCGCCCTGCACTTCCAGCGAGGCCAGCGGCTGGCCAATCAAGCGGCGCACGCTGACGCCCAGCCAGCGGGCGAACGCCGGGTTGCAGCCCACCACGCGGCCACTGGCGTCGGCCCAGGCAACCGGGGTTCCCAGGACGTCGAGGGCGGGAGGCGCTAGTACGGAGGTCATTGCACCAATGTAGTGCAAAAGCGAAGGGGGTTGAATCACAAACAGCGGGCAACCGGGGACGGCACCGTGTCTCACGCGCCTCCATTCATCCTGGTCCGCCGGCCGGGGTAGAGCCGACCGTTGGTCGGCTACACAACGTCCCGGTAGAGCCGACCGTTGGTCGGCTACACAGCATCCCGGTAGAGCCGACCGTTGGTCGGCTGCTCCAGGTCCCATGTCGGGAAGCTCCACGAAGCACAGTTGGATCAGCGGCGCGAGCCCTGTTTACGCCACGTGACCTATTTACAATTGTGTGAGGCGTTGCTTGGCGGCATTGCCACGGTCACCACCGACCCGCCCAAGCGCAGTGGCGTAGCGGACGGTCGATAGCCGCGTATATCTGTTTCGACACAACGAGAGGAAGCATGCGCCCCCTGGTTGAGAGCATTCACTCACTTCGCCTCACGCACGTTGACGATCACGGTCACGACCGTCTTCCATCTCACGGGCCGGCAGTAGCCGTTCGGGATCGGTTGCTGGTTTCAGACCCGGATGGCCGCATGTTTGATGTAGTCGGATTGCCACACCAGCCGGTGCTGGTGCTTTACGGCGACCTGGGCTACAACTTTTCTCCCGATCTTTCCTCTTTCAGCCGCAATGCTGCCCAGACGCATGCGCTTGCCAAGGCCTGGTGTCGACAAACCAGATGCTTTGTCTTTCGGCTTTTCTCGGAAGAGAAACGCACATGGACAACGCTGGCCGCTCCACCTCCAGGCTGCGACGGCGCCCCGTTGACCGACGCTGTGCTGGGTGCCTGGGTCGGCGATGAGATTGTGGTGTTTTCCGTTCGGCCGCGATTCGGCCGCATCCTGCCGGAGGCCCTTTTCTGGAGCCGATACAACCGGGATGGCGAGATGATCGCAGGCAAACAACTGCTGCTGGCCTCCGAGAGAGGGTGGAGGTCGTTCACGGAACGGGACGTGTTCTGGTCAGCGGCTGCGGGTGATCGTGTCATCGCGTACGCATGGAACAGGTTTTTTGCACTCGATGGTGCGGGCGTTACCGAGCTGCCCGCGCCACGAGGGGTTGGCCCGGTACAGGCCCACGCTCCGTCCGGGGTCCGCGATGGAAGCATCCTGCTGTTCTCCCATACGGATGCTCATGACGAGGCATTCCTTTACGACATCGATCTGATGGATTGGAGTAGCAGCCGTCAAGATGTTTCTGCGCTGCTGAGAGGGCCACGTGGCTCAAGCGCCCGCTGGATGCCGGCGCAGGTGAACGTGGTACTGCTGCGTGACGACTGGGTTCTGCTGGATACCCATGACGGCGATCCCCTGAACCGCGTTGCCTGCTGGCTCTGGGAGCGGTCCACGAATCGAGCGTGGGGCGTACCCATGAAGGATGTTGGCGGACGGTACGGGCTCGCCTTCGACTATGTTGCCTCGTGCGACCGCTTCATCGCCAGTGACCGCAATGAGATCGCAGTCAGCCGAGCGTTTGAGGAGATAGTCAGAGATCTTCGGGCTGCGCCCGCGAAGGCGAAGATTCTTCCAGGACCCATCGTCGGTCCAGA
This is a stretch of genomic DNA from Stenotrophomonas rhizophila. It encodes these proteins:
- the ntrC gene encoding nitrogen regulation protein NR(I), with the translated sequence MADDTDSTAQRVWVVDDDRAVRFVLCTALRDAGYRVEGFDGAASALAMLDTQPPPDLLFTDVRMPGDDGLVLLDKLKAAHPQLPVIVMSAYTDVASTAGAFRGGAQEFLSKPFDLDDAVALAQRVLPEQDALVDAPAPAAVEPAPDQRPQLVGDTPAMRALFRAIGRLAQAPLSVLINGETGTGKELVAHALHHESPRVQGPFVALNTAAIPSELLESELFGHEAGAFTGAQRRHVGRFEQANGGTLFLDEIGDMPLPLQTRLLRVLAEGEFFRVGGRELIRVDVRVIAATHQDLESLVAQGRFRADLLHRLDVVRLRLPPLRERRDDITQLADTFLAAAVRKLDTPPKRLTAAALQALREHDWPGNVRELENVCWRMAALAASDTIGVADVDSALHRGGGPRTRAAGDPGQWETLLSAWARQRLAEGAEGLHAQVRDRVDQALLEAALQITHGRRAEAAARLGMGRNTLTRKLGAGRRRGG
- a CDS encoding two-component system sensor histidine kinase NtrB, with amino-acid sequence MTSVLAPPALDVLGTPVAWADASGRVVGCNPAFARWLGVSVRRLIGQPLASLEVQGEALAHFLARDERDTLRLHRLALALPGDAPRFAEGWLSRWDEGGWLLEAHPVDEFPGLDPTQALPSALSAALKGLAHELRNPLAGLKGAAQLLAKRNAQRAPDERDPDERELIELIGSEIERLNGLLEQLLSPAPAAPHAPLNIHASLERVLRLAESEGGWAVRLQRDYDPSIPEFDGDADRLTQAVWNLVRNAIQAGAGSVTLRTRVEHGVRIGDQVHPLALRLEIADDGRGVPEQLAEHLFLPLVSGRAEGTGLGLALAQQVAREHRGTLTYRSRPGHTVFTVLLPIGHGTPAEETAHGG